Below is a window of Fibrobacter sp. DNA.
ATCGACTTTCCCGATCCTCCTCTGCCCTTTATTGCAGGTGGAGTTTACGAGGATAATCTGATAGCCGTAGATGCTGACAATGACCTTATCACATATACAAAAATGAATGGTCCGACATCGCTTACAATAAACCAGACTACCGGAAAAATCTTATGGACTCCTGCGCTTACCGATACCGGCACCTGGCAGGTTTCCATCTCTGTAAAGGATCTCTTCGAAGCTGTACCCTATACTTTTTCCATCAGGGTGGTGGATTCATCTGGAATCCCCGACCCGGTACATTTTTCTGTATCCGAAGATGATTTTCCGGAGCTGCTCGAGGCCAATAAAGACAGCCTCAGGATAAAGCTGGCCACAGTTGCCGGGACAGGCAAACCTCCACTTCGCCTGAAGGTGGTTCGTAAAGCACGTGAAGAAACGGAAATGCCTGTTGTTGATGGGTGGCTGATCTGGAAGCCTTCCGTTGAAGACACCGGTTTTCACCAGTTTGTTATTACCGTTACCGATTCTTTTAAAAACGTTGATGCAATCTATCCATCTTTGAGAGTCGTACCTCCAAACCGCCAGTTTTCACTTTCTGTTGACTGGAAAGGAGAGTGGACTCCTGATTCATCTCTGGATCTGAGCAGAACAGATTCAATTCAGGACCTGATAATCAATATTTCGGATCCTGATAGCAGTGTAGAGATTTTCAGTGCTTTCCGTACACTTGGTGGTGAATCAACTGCAGTGGTTGTGGATTTGAACAAAATTATACTGAATATCGATCCGCTGAAGAAAACAAAAGGTCTGGATACTCTTACAATAAGTGTTACTGATAAAGCCGGGCACAGTGACTCTGTCAAATTTCTGATCTATTATGGTACTCCTCCTGAAAAACCGGTTGCTGTTTATCCCGACAGTGCGTCAGTGATAAAGGACAGTTCGGTAACTTTCAGATGGTCGTGTTTTGATCCGGATGGTGGTTCTTTGAGTTACGATCTGTTTCTGGCAATCGATGGAGGACCTTTCTTCAGGGAGGCATCCGGGTTGACAGATACTGTATATACAATAGAGAAGCTTCTCAGAGCTGGCACATATCAATGGAAAGTAACTGCGTCGGATATTAAATCATCCGCAACCGGCGATATCTCTTATTTCATCATGGATCAGGCACTGAGAGTCCGCTTTGAGACATCGATTGCAGATTTTCCCGGGTTTATGGAAACAGATGATGAACTGATAGTTATTCTGAGGACAAAGGATGGAACCGGAAGCGCTCCATTCTCATTTAAAGCCACGGCAAACTGTAATTCAGTACCGGTTTTGAAAGATACACTCAAGTACAGTCCGGAAACAGGTGATACCGGTTACTGTAATCTGATCATAACAGTAAGTGATTCTGCGGGAAATGGCGATACTCTCCGGGTGTTGATTCATATAGTACCTCCAAACCGTCCCTTTACGGTTTCCGATGATGTAGTTCTTAATGGCAGAGATGAGCTTGACCTGAGTGCTGCTGTTACACCGGAAACACTCACATTTGTAATCTCTGATCCTGATCCCTCTGATGTGGAACAGTATACTGTGGTAATTTCTCTGCTTAACAGCAGGAGGATCGAATCTGCGGGGCCGGATGGTATCATAAAGGTTATATTGGATCCTTTTACGGCGGATAAGGTAAGAGATACTCTTGAAATTGAAATCACCGACCGTGGTGGTAACAATTATTCGATACAGTATGCCATCTACTATGGTCTTCCTCCAAATGTCCCATCATCTCCACTTCCTGCAGATAACGGAATTGTCTACTCTTCAGATGTAAGTCTGTTCTGGAGTGGCGGTGATCCTGACAACAACCCGATAACCTACACTCTCTTTTATGGCTTATCCGGAGGAGAGTTAACCTGTGCGGGAGCATTAGAGGACACTTCTTACTATCTTCCTGAAATACAGATGGATACGATTTACAGATGGCAAGTAGTCTCATTTGACGGGCGGGATTCTGTGAAGAGCCCGGTGTGGACTTTCAGGACCAGATCTCAATTGTGCAGAGTATACTTTAACACCACTGTATCCGGAGCTAATGTTCTTGCCAATATTATCAGGTTCCCGGTAAAAATCGAGCTGGATTCAAATATTGATTTCTCTTCGATCTCCACTCCGTCACAACTCCGTTTTGAGAAGGTAAACGGTACCGCTCTTCCTTTTGAAATTGAAAAGTGGTCTCCTGAAGAAAAATCTGCTGTAATCTGGGTGTTGCTCGATACAGTATACGGCAACAACGGAAATCAATACATAGTAATGGACTACAGTTCTGAACCTTCACTGGAAAACAGTGCCGGGGTTTTTGGAGATTTCAGAGGTGTATGGCATATGACACCGGAATCGAACACTATCCCGGATGCAAGCGGGAGGAAAAATGATGGAACACTTGTCAGCATTGAGTCTTCCAATATAACAAAAGGAATAGCAGGTTCTGCAATATCCATAGATTCAGCAAGATATGTCGATATTGGAAACAGGCCGGATATGAGACTTGGAGCTTCTTTTACTGTTGAGGCATGGGTGTATCCAAATATGGGTTTTTTGCCGCCTGGCTCATATCAGCCGATAATTTCAAAAGGTAATCATTCTTACCATCTGGAAATCACAAACGATACCAGAAAGGTAGGAATGGTTGTGCATAGAGCTAATACATATAATTATGCACGCAGTAACGCCGCGCTTCAGAACTCAACCTGGTATCATGTGGCAGGGGTGTATGAAAACAATAGAATACAGCTTTATGTAAATGGGGTACTGCAGACTGAAATCGGTAATTCCGGCCCGCCTGATAACAGCACTTATTCTTTTCAGATAGGGCATGATGCCGAAGTGCCAGACAGATGGTTTCGGGGGATTATAGATGAGGTAAGGATCAGTTCTTCAGCGAGATCTGGGAATTGGCTGAAGCTTTGTTATGAGAATGGAAGGCCGGGTTCAAATTTCGTGAAAATAGTCCCATAGCAGCCCTCTTTCTTTGATTCCTACCCATATATCATTTTAAACCTGTATCCGCATTTTCAGGGCTGAATTGCCCGCTTTCTCATTTTTTCATCTCCATAAATCAGGGATAAAATATGGCTACCAAAGGAATATTCTGTCTTGAGGGTTTGTGGGACAATGATTTAAAGCGAAAATCCACCGTTCAACCTATTCTTAATATGCTTGAGGTGAACGATGGTGTGAAGTACATTCATCAGGATGTGGCTACAATAGAGGAACTGGAGTTTTACCTTAAACAGTGGAAACAGGCAAGATACCGCAATTTTCCAATATTGTACCTGGCATTTCACGGTGAGAATGAGGCACTGCTCATAGGAAAGGAAGAATACAGCCTGGACCGTCTGGGAGAGATGCTCGATGAGGCCTGTTATAATTCCATTGTCATGCTGGCATCCTGCAGCACGCTAAAAACCGACAGACGAAATCTGAAAAGGTTTTTACGAAAAACAAAGGCGCTGGCACTCTGTGGATATAAAAGCAGGGTCGATTGGATGTTAGCTGCTGCTTTTGAACTGCTTCTTCTTTCGGAACTGCAGAAGATTGAGTTTTCCGGGCGGGGAATAGGGACAATCGAGCGTCAGGTGAAGTCGTTTGGCTCCAATTTCTCTGATCTGGAGTTTTCGATTATAACAAAGAAGGAACTGAGATAAATCTGATGCTTCAAAAAAAAGTATATTTGCAGAGATCTGTATATTTCGAGTAACAGGAAAGTGGATAGACTGAAAATGATCAGGCGTTTGGCACATGTATGTCTGAATGTGAAAAATCTGGAGAGATCCATTGAGTATTATGCCAGATTGGGCTTTACTCCTCAATTCAGATTCACAAAAAATGGGAAACAGTTTGGGGCTTATCTGAAGATAGCTGATGGAAATTATATCGAGATTTTTGAGAATCCGGAGATTGATAAGGTCCAGGAAGGTGGCATTGCTCATTTTTGCCTTGAAACAGATGATATTGATTCTCTGATTAGAAAACTCTCTGTTGGTGGAATCGAGTTCACTAAAAAGAAGCTTGGTTGTGACAATACATATCAGATCTGGCTGACCGATCCGGACGGAAACAGATTTGAGGTTCACCAGTATACATCCGGCAGTTCGCAGAGGACAGGGGTCGATGTAGAAGCGGACTGGTAGTGTCAATTTTTATGGCTTTATTGTTAAAATTCATAGCTTTCCCTCTGTATCCCGTTGGCCTGACACTGATTTTACTCTCTTGCGGGCTTATCGTTACATGTTTTAAAAAGCGGTTTGGCGTTTATCTGATCGGCCTTGCTCTCTTTATCCTTTTTTTCTTTTCTTTTCCACCGGTAACACGCTTTTTAAGCTGGATTCTGGAGAAGGACTACATCGGAAGTGCGGAGTTGCCCCGGGATTGCTCTGCAATAGTTGTCCTTGGAGGAGGAGGAGTGAGTATAAGCTATCCCAGACAGTATCCGGAGATCAATGAGGCAGGGGACCGGATAATTCATGGCAGCAGGCTTTACAAAATGGGAGTCTGCAACAGAATTATAACTACTGGGAGGTTTGTAGGTCAGAAGAATCAGAGTAGAACTGAAGCGAGCCATAATGCACTTCTCTTAAGAGAAATGGGAGTGGATTCAGCAGATATTATCATTGAACCTTTGGCACAGAACACCCATGAGCATGGGCCTTATGTAGCAAGAATTCTGGATTCGCTTCAATTGCCCAGGAAAGTAATTCTGGTTACAAGTGCATCTCACATGTACAGATCAGTTGCGGTTTTCAGGAAAAACGGTTTTGAGGTTTATCCGGCGGCGGCCGATTTTAATTATGAGAAAGTTGGATTTTTCAAAATTATAAACCTGCTTCCCTCCTCCTATTCGCTTCACAGGTCTACAGTGAACCTTCATGAGATTTACGGGATAATAGGATACCGTATTCTGGGATGGATTTAGGGAGACTTGCAATCACAGTGTTTTCTGCAGAGATTTTTTAATCCACTCTTCAATGATGTGTCCGGGCAGGGCACCATGAAATTCGCTTATTATCTCTCCTTTGTAAAAAAGTTTGACAGAGGGTATTGCTGTGACATGGCAGCGGATTGAGATGGATGGGTTTTTGTCGGCATTGATCTTCACAAGCACCCACTCTCCTCTGTGTCTGCTGTGTATTACCTCAAGCTGAGGGCTTAACACTTTACATGGCCCGCACCATGGAGCCCAGAAGTCTACCAGTACCGGCTGTTTATAGCTTCTCTGAATTATTTCCCGTTCAAATTCTTCATCGGTCATGAATAATAAGAGGGCAATACCCGTGCCGGGCTCTTTTTATCGCTTACTGTGCGAAGCTGTTATTTAAGCATTAAGATTCCGATGGTGATACCGAACGGGAGAGCGGTCAAAGTTTATTAAATGTAAAATATTAAGATTCTCTTGATTAACTGGAGAAAAAGATTTATTGTTTTTATCTGTTTATTCACTCATTCCATAAACCAGCAGATGAAGGGGGTCCAGATGCGAGCATTGGTCCTGTTTTATTCAACTTACGGTCATACTTACAGGCTGGCTGAAGCGGTTGCTGAGGGGGCTTCCAGTATTCCCGGATCAGAAGTGGTGATCAGGAGGGTTCCGGAGACTCTTCCCGAGTCTGTTCTGCAGAAGATGGGGGCGATAGAGGCCCAGAAGCAGTTTTCTCATATTCCGGAATGTAAGATGGAGGAGCTGGCAGACTATGATGCCATCTTTTTCGGAACTCCTACAAGATTTGGGAATATGATCGGGCAGATGCGCCTGTTTCTGGATTCAACCGGGCCGCTATGGGCTAAAGGTGCTCTGGTGGGCAAGGTCGGGAGTGTCTTCACCAGCACTTCTACCCAGCATGGGGGACAGGAATCTACAATTCTTTCATTTCATATTACTCTCCTGCACCATGGTATGCTCATTGCCGGTTTGCCTTATTCATTTACAGGGCAGACCCGGATGGATGAGATAACTGGCTGCAGCCCTTACGGTGCATCTACTATAGTAGGTGGAGAGGGCAACCGTCACCCATCGGAAAACGAACTGGCAGGAGCCAGATTTCAGGGTAAATTTGTCGCCGAGATGGCATCTAGGCTTAGTGCTCAGAGATAGTCTCATTATTTCCGGCATGGATTTAGCATTTCCTCTTTAATGCAGTATCAGATTGTTGCTTGACAAAGTAATGGTTCTTAGAATCAAAGGAGTAGCAGAATGAAGGTTAAAGAGGTTATGACAGCTCAACCGGAAATGATCTCTGCCAATGAACCGGTGATTAATGCCGCCCACAGGATGAGAGAACTCAATGTGGGGGCTCTTCCTGTCTCTCAGGAAGATAAACTGGCAGGTGTAGTCACAGATCGCGACATAGTTTTACGCGCTGTATCGGAAAGGCGGGATCTTAACAACACCAGAATCAGCGACATAATGAGCAGAGGTGCTTTTACCTGCAATGAGGATTCCGATGTCAGGGATTGCGCCAGGGTGATGGAAGAGAAAAAGGTGAGACGTGTGGTTGTGACCAATAATGCCGGCAAACCAAGCGGGATTGTCTCTGTTGGAGACCTGGCCACAAAGGCTGGAGAGGAGCTTGCAGGTGAGGTTATTTCCCGTGTTTCACAGCCTTCCAGCCCTGAAAGGTAAAATGTTAAGAAGCTGGTGAGATCTGAAAAGTTATCTCAAACCTGATTAGATGATAAAAGTTAAAACGCAGAGGACGCAAAGGGCGCTGAGGCGTTTTTGTGCTCTCAATTGAGGCTTACCCTTTGGGTCCTTTTTTTACTCTTTTCTCATTTTTTCCCTCTGAGACTAATTCCTCTGTATTTTTCCTGCTCCCCATCCACAATATGAACTTCCAAACGCCGGATTCTTTTAACACTTCGATGTTGTGCTTTATAGTGAAAAAATGGTAACTTATTAATCTTGAAAAGTAACTATACAGGTAGTGTTCAGAGTTAAGAATTGGACAATCAAAAACGGGAAAAAGGAATGTCAGAAGAACAGTTGGATTACGGCACGTTTGAGGCTACTCTTGAGAGAAGCAGGAAACTTGAAGAAGATCTTCAGAAAAGGCCCGGGGCGTATAAGGTACTCACAGGGGACAGGCCTACAGGAAGGCTTCATATAGGTCATCTTTTCGGATCATTGCAGAACAGAGTAAAACTGCACAGGATGGGAGTACCGACCTTTATCGTTATCGCAGATTATCAGGTTCTCACAGACAGAGATACTTTTGAAAATATCTCCGAAAATATCAGACAACTGGCAATTGACTACATGTCAGCAGGCATAGATGCCACAGATGGGAAAACATTCATATTTCCTCACAGCCATGTCCCGGAACTTAATCAACTGCTGCTTCCGTTTCTGACTCTTGTGACAAATGCGGAACTTGACAGAAATCCCACTGTAAAGGAGGAGATCATTGCCTCAGGTCAGAAACGAATCAATGCGGGCATGTACACCTACCCGGTGCATCAGGCCGCAGACATTTTGTTCTGTAAAGGCAATGTGGTACCTGTGGGAAAGGACCAACTGCCGCATCTGGAACTGACCAGAACAATCGCCAGGCGTTTTAACGACAGATTTGCCCGTAAACAGCCGCTCTTCCCGGAGCCTCAGCCGCTCCTGAGTGAAGCTCCGGTAATCCTGGGGCTCGATGGCTCTCAGAAAATGAGTAAAAGCAGGAATAATGCGGTAATGCTGAGTGCGGATGAGGATGAGACTGCGAGGCTGATAAAAAAGGCAAAGACCGATTCAGAAAGGACTATCACTTTTGATCCGGTAAAACGCCCGGAAGTATCCAACCTTCTGCTTATAGCCTCTTTGACAACCGGTAGATCACCTGTAGAAATAGCGGAAGAAATCGGAGATGGCGGTTCAGGAAAATTAAAGGCATTTTTGACAGATTCGATAAACGAATATCTGCGGCCGATCAGAACCAGAAGGAAGGAACTGGAGCAGAACATGGATTTTGTCCGTGAAACTCTGCGTGCCGGTGTCAGAACTGCAAGAGAAGAGGCTGAGAAGACACTTGAGGAAGTACGGGAAGCGATGAATATGAAGATATAAAAAGGTTTACAGTAATCCATTGCATCTCCGCATGCGGAAAAGAACAGAAAAAACAGCGGGTTTTCATTTTATCAATAATCAATTCCCGGCTGGAAACATTTACCAGTCCGTAATTTCTTTCAGCTTCTAATCTTTACTGGTCGAAATAATCCTGCCTCTTAAGGGTTTCAGAAAATTTATCATCTTTGCAAATAACCGGGCCGTGACACGGTCCACTGGCATGTTGTTTGCCCAACATTGTAAAAACAACCATTTTTGGGGGCTGGAAATGTTGCGCAGTGTCAGGGAGATCAGTGGGGTTCATGTTGAGGCTGTTGATGGCGTGGTTGGGAAGCTAGAGCAGTTTTTATTCGATGACCGGAACTGGGTTGTCCGATATCTGGTAGTTGACACTGGTCCGATTCTTATCGGCAGGAAAGTTTTACTTTCACCGGCTTGCATAGATAATGTACGCAGTGATTCCATAGTGGTGAAAAACTCAAGAGAGCAGGTCCGCAACAGTCCCGAGATTGATACAGTAGAGACGGTTTCCCGTCAGAAAGAGATGCAGCTTCACGATTACTACTCCTGGCCTTACTACTGGGATTATCCGGTGAATTTTAACTCCCTGGGAAATGCGGTGTATCCCGAGCATGTTCCTCCTTATGCTTTCCCTGAGGAGAGGCTTGCTTTTGAGGCGGTCGAGAAGGATTTAAGAATGGAGACCGAGACTCGTGAATCTCACCTGCGAGAGACAAGGGAGATCAGGGGGTATCACATTCAGGCCACAGATGAGCAGACAGGGCATGTGGATGATTATATAATAGATGATGATAAGTGGGTAATACGATATCTGGTTGCAGATACCCGGAATATCATTCCTGGAAAGAAAGTGCTTATCGCACCGCAATGGACGAAGGGCATTGACTGGGGAGAAGCGGTGGTGTATGTGGATGTAAAGGGTGAAGAGATCAGAAACAGCCCTGCTTATGACAGTAGTGTACCACTCACACGGGAGTTCGAGGAGAAACTATACAAATACTACAATCGAACCAGGTACTGGGAAAGGGATAGCGGGAAATGAGTATGAATCTGCTGCACAGAACTCATTTTAACACATCACCACTGATGTTTGCCGCCTGGACAGGAGCGGGGAATGTAGGAATTCTGGCTGTCGATTACCTCAGGCGTCATCTTGACGCGCATCTGTTCGCGCAAATTGACATGAGCCAGTTTATTGTCCCGGAATCGATTATGGTATCATCAGGAGTAGCCCATTTTCCGGAAACACCCCAGAGTGTATTCTATCACAACCATAATCCCGATCTGGTAATCTTTGAAAGCAATGCCCACGCCGGAGGAAATCACGATATCGATGTGATCCGTACGATTCTGGAGCTTGCGCGGGAGCTGAATACTCCGCGGATTTATACCGCAGCAGCGCTTCCCCGTCCGATGAGTCATTCGGCAGAACCTCAGTTGCTTTACGCCTGCAATAATACCCAGCTTAAAATTGAACTGGAGAACTCAGGTCTGGAGCCGATGCCGGACGGGATAATAAGCGGGCTGAATGGATTAATCCTGGGTTTCGCTGAAACAAAGGGTATCGATGCGGTTTGTCTGCTTGCTACGATCCCTGCCTATGCCGCGGGTCTGACATATCCCAGGGCAGCGCTGACCATTATCCGCAATCTGTCATCGATGCTGGGTGTCGATATTGATTATAGTGAGCTGGAGGCGGATATCGAGGCTGCAGATCCCATGTTTGCAGAGATCGAGGAAAAGCTTAAAGAGTTCTTCTCATCGGGGATAATCGAACCTGAGATGGAGGAAGGGGAGGAGGCCAGGGAAGAGGTTTTAAGCGAAGATGTGCCAAGGTATGTGATGGACAGGATAGAGAGGATGTTTCAGGCTGCAGGCAAGGACAGGGCCAAAGCGCAGGAGCTTAAAAAGGAACTTGACAGGTGGGGTCTCTATAACCTATATGAAAATCGTTTTCTGGATCTGTTTGAGTAAAACTATTCTCTTCCGTAAATAATAGTCCTCTCCCGGAGGTTTTCTCTTACAGCCGGTGAAAGGCTGCTCTCATGAAACCGCCATTTCCAGTTGTTATTGCGTGTTCCCGGATTGTTCATGCGTGAGTCTGAGCCCAGACCCAGTATGTCCTGCAGAGGGAAGGTAACCATGTCTGCCGCAGACATCATAAGGATCTGAATCGCTTTCCAGTTGATCTGTTCATTGTCGACTTTTTCCCCCAGGTAACGGAAGAGCAGTCTTCGCTCATCATCGCAGGCATCGTTATCAAACCAGCCCCGGATAGTGTTGGTGTCATGGGTACCGGTACAGGCCATGCAGTTGCGTTCATACATGTGAGGGAGATAGGGGTGGTTGGTGACATTGCTCTCAAAAGCAAAGAGAAGCACCTTCATCCCGGGCAGTCCCAGGCGGCTCATTGTCTCCCGGACATCGGGAGTAATTATCCCCAGGTCCTCGGCAATTACAGGGAAGCAGTAGAAGTGCTTGAACATGGTGTTAAAGAAGGGGTAAACCGGAACCGGTTCCCATCTTCCATCAGAAGGGTTCATGTTCTTTGCTGAGATTTCCCAGTAAGCAACAAGGCCTCTGAAGTGATCTATTCTTATTATGTCAAATAGTTCGAAAGACCTTTTGAATCGCTCCACCCACCACTGGTAATTGCTTTGTGAGAGGACATCCCAGTTGTAGACCGGATTATGCCAGAGCTGGCCGGAGCCGCTGAAACGATCCGGAGGGACACCGGCATAGGAGAGAGGTTCAAGCTGCTCATCGAGTTTGAAAATGGAGCGGTTTGCCCATACATCGGAGCTTTCGTAACTGACAAACATCGGCAGATCTCCGATTATCTGGATACCTCTGGAGTGGCAGTAGTTTTTCAGCCTGTTCCACTGGTGGAGCAGGAGGAACTGGATAAATTTCTCTTTGAGGATCTCTCTGCTCAGATCTGCAGCGGCATTTTTCAGGGCAGCAGGGTCACGGTTGCGGATCTCTGCCGGCCACTGGCTCCAGGGTTTTCCGCTGAAGTAGGAGGAGAGGGCAAGATAGAGGGCGTGGTTATCGAGCCAGAGTGAATGTTCGTGGCAGAACAGATGAAAATCGGGGCCCAAGCCTCTTTCCAGGGCTCTTCTGAAGGCTGAGTCCAGCAGAGACATTTTAAATTTCAGCGCTTTTTCGTACTCGGTGTGATCGGAACTGAAGGAGCAGGGAGGGATGATATCCTCTTTGTCAGCCAGGGATTCTTCCAGGAGCAGTTCCGGGCTGATAAAGAGGGGATCGAGTGCAAAGGATGAGATGCTGCTGTAAGGGGAGAAATCCCGTTGTGGGGCGGTAGGGTTGAGGGGGAGGACCTGCCAGTAGCTCTGCCTGGTTTCAGAGAGGAAATCTGCGAAAAGGTATGCCCGGGGACCGAAATCCCCTATTCCATAGGGGGAGGGCAGAGATGAGATATGGAGAAGGACACCGCTTCCTCTTTTGTTCATGGCATTCCTTTGATTTTTCAAGGAGTAGCAAAACTATTGCCGTCAGAGATTGGTATTTGGATTGCAGTAACTACTGTTTTGAGCACAACTCTATTAAAAAGCAATTTTCAAGAATCAAATTTAAGGGGACGGTACATGTCTAAGAAGCTCTATGTGGGGAATCTTTCCTGGGGTACTACTGATGAGGCTTTGAAGGATCTGTTCAGCCAGTATGGAAAAGTTGAATCGGCATCGGTGATAACAGACCGGGAGACCGGGAGATCCAGGGGGTTTGGGTTTGTAGAGATGGAGAATGCTGAGGATGCCATTCATAATCTTAATGGAAAAGAGTTCCAGGGGCGGCATATAAAGGTAAGTGAGGCCACAGGACGCAGGAGACCAAAGAGTGTGGGAGACTATGGCCACAGCGGCTATGGGGGCAGTGACGAAGGGACGATCTCCTGGTAGCGCGCTTCCCGATTTAGGAACAGTTTTTCCGTTTTTTGGAAACCGCTTCCTCGAAGGGGTATAAAATGAATGAACGGTATCGGGACCGGGCTGAGGCTGGACGGGAGCTGGCAAAACATCTGCAGAAATATGCTGACATGCCGGATCTTCTGGTTTTAGCTCTTCCCCGGGGAGGGATAGTGGTGGCTTTTGAGGTGTCACTTGCTCTAAACGGGGAGCTTGATGTTTTCCTGGTCAGGAAACTGGGGGCGCCTTATGAGCCGGAGCTTGCTATGGGAGCCATAGCCGAGGGAGGAATTCTGCTCTTGAACGATGCGGTAGTGAACTATCTGTCTATATCAAAGGAAACCATAGAGGAAACTGCGCAGCAGCAACTGGCTGAACTGCAGAGACGGCAGCAGCTCTATCGCAATGGTCGTCCCTCTCCCCGGATTTCCGGTCGTCCAGTTATAGTCGTTGATGATGGAGTGGCGACTGGAGCTACAATGAAGGCCGCGCTCAAGGCAATCAAACGCAAGGAACCGTCAGTACTGGTTGCTGCGGTACCGGTGGGGGCGCAGTCAACCTGTCTTGAGCTTAAAGCAGTGGCAGATGAGGTCGTGTGCCTGGAGATGCCGGAGCCTTTCATGTCTGTAGGGCTATGGTATGAGGATTTCAGGCAGATTGAGGACAGCGAGGTGACAGAGTTGCTGCAGAAGGCTTTTAAGCATCAGAAAAATGAGGAGGGGTGATGGCTTTCAGTAAAGAAGAGATAAAAAAGAACATTGTTGATCAGTTGTTCTGGGATTCCCGTGTCGATGCATCCGGGATTACCATAGAGTTTCTGGATGGGACTGTTGTGCTGAGCGGGACTGTCCCTACATGGCTGGCCAGGCAGGCTGCCGAGCAGGATGTCTGGGCTGTGCCGGGAGTAAGTGCTGTGCGTAACGATATTGCTGTCCGCTTCCCCTCAGGTCATCCTCTGCCCTCCGATGAGGAGATAAAAGGGATGGTCACCAATGTCCTCTCGTGGGATTCCAACATTGACAATTCCGATATAATGGTCTCTGTGGAAAACGGGAAAGTAACTCTGGACGGTACAGTGCCGGCTTACTGGCAAAAAGTGCATGCACGAGAGATAGTTACCAATGTTCAGGGCGTAGTCTCAGTCAATAACCGTCTGGCGGTTGTACCTGCAAAGCATTATGTCGATGGATTGATAGCACGGGATATCGAGGCCGCGCTGGACAGAAGCACAGAGATCGATGTAAACGATATAGATGTGCAGGTTGATAATGGGAAAGTAGTCCTGATGGGGGATGTAAAAAGCAGGGTTGCTTATGAAGTGGCGGAGAGGATCGTTCGTAATACTGACGGGGTGACAGATGTGATAAACAATCTGGTGATCATTTAAGGTGCAAATCGCAGAAATTGTCTTGAACTGTGATTAAGCTGATCAAGATGATTGACTATGATTAAGAAGAAGAAGAGAAAAAAGAAGATCACTGGTAAATCGCAGTGGAGCTTGTGTGTAAATATGCAAGCTCCACTGCGATTTTCAACTGTATAGTTGATATGTGAAGAACAGATTTTTAGTGTTTCAGAATCCGCCTGACCTGTCTCTTTCCATTCTGCATTTTTTCCAGGAGAAACACTCCTTTGGCAGGTAGAAGTCTGGAAATATCCTGTGGCTCTATTTCCCTGTTTCCCGACCAGATTACCCGCCCTGCCAGGTCGTGAATACGTACAAGAGTTTTCC
It encodes the following:
- a CDS encoding DUF2341 domain-containing protein, translated to MKRMYLTGFLVTLVLLACFPVFLFCVSDYNPFEDDSNSRAVFVEGFEDGDTVGIFSTETLVVAVAVGVLLEKFTIHTESNRFFEDSTIFAFGGRLGAGPYRFLVSFYDTGWHKVSLYSFRENDDEVVESYNVYARSPLKQESISGSMGDSIDLATEPVDDRDVLYHWSFGRSVIVTSVPPSTRSVIRTSGSVETGELWVTDLSGKYASPKSGFFYTLTDNEGPVITSANEGSVGKDTVIASEKDFFFKAYIRDYGSGTVYGASADNQPFDIITNDLFVKKIASLDTLPRPWPLIVRAIDPFSNQTEKIFWLLYDSTLAKGNPPGITVRVPFRDSILTPVRDWIVIGEIVNYSSDSLDFSMCVEVNGKVQGDTLDVMGSYSADWSFPIHLASLVNKVKVLVLNSKKEVVTEKPFVMIYDPNFTDTLPPVLVELTVDGKQVQSGVLIVEKNTALMRIVAFDEGKGIRSVRINDVIVTKTSPYIWEKKVGAAHSEWGTLYEVEITDSTGRTTSRSVVLRQNRPPQIIDFPDPPLPFIAGGVYEDNLIAVDADNDLITYTKMNGPTSLTINQTTGKILWTPALTDTGTWQVSISVKDLFEAVPYTFSIRVVDSSGIPDPVHFSVSEDDFPELLEANKDSLRIKLATVAGTGKPPLRLKVVRKAREETEMPVVDGWLIWKPSVEDTGFHQFVITVTDSFKNVDAIYPSLRVVPPNRQFSLSVDWKGEWTPDSSLDLSRTDSIQDLIINISDPDSSVEIFSAFRTLGGESTAVVVDLNKIILNIDPLKKTKGLDTLTISVTDKAGHSDSVKFLIYYGTPPEKPVAVYPDSASVIKDSSVTFRWSCFDPDGGSLSYDLFLAIDGGPFFREASGLTDTVYTIEKLLRAGTYQWKVTASDIKSSATGDISYFIMDQALRVRFETSIADFPGFMETDDELIVILRTKDGTGSAPFSFKATANCNSVPVLKDTLKYSPETGDTGYCNLIITVSDSAGNGDTLRVLIHIVPPNRPFTVSDDVVLNGRDELDLSAAVTPETLTFVISDPDPSDVEQYTVVISLLNSRRIESAGPDGIIKVILDPFTADKVRDTLEIEITDRGGNNYSIQYAIYYGLPPNVPSSPLPADNGIVYSSDVSLFWSGGDPDNNPITYTLFYGLSGGELTCAGALEDTSYYLPEIQMDTIYRWQVVSFDGRDSVKSPVWTFRTRSQLCRVYFNTTVSGANVLANIIRFPVKIELDSNIDFSSISTPSQLRFEKVNGTALPFEIEKWSPEEKSAVIWVLLDTVYGNNGNQYIVMDYSSEPSLENSAGVFGDFRGVWHMTPESNTIPDASGRKNDGTLVSIESSNITKGIAGSAISIDSARYVDIGNRPDMRLGASFTVEAWVYPNMGFLPPGSYQPIISKGNHSYHLEITNDTRKVGMVVHRANTYNYARSNAALQNSTWYHVAGVYENNRIQLYVNGVLQTEIGNSGPPDNSTYSFQIGHDAEVPDRWFRGIIDEVRISSSARSGNWLKLCYENGRPGSNFVKIVP
- a CDS encoding YdcF family protein; translation: MALLLKFIAFPLYPVGLTLILLSCGLIVTCFKKRFGVYLIGLALFILFFFSFPPVTRFLSWILEKDYIGSAELPRDCSAIVVLGGGGVSISYPRQYPEINEAGDRIIHGSRLYKMGVCNRIITTGRFVGQKNQSRTEASHNALLLREMGVDSADIIIEPLAQNTHEHGPYVARILDSLQLPRKVILVTSASHMYRSVAVFRKNGFEVYPAAADFNYEKVGFFKIINLLPSSYSLHRSTVNLHEIYGIIGYRILGWI
- a CDS encoding VOC family protein, which translates into the protein MDRLKMIRRLAHVCLNVKNLERSIEYYARLGFTPQFRFTKNGKQFGAYLKIADGNYIEIFENPEIDKVQEGGIAHFCLETDDIDSLIRKLSVGGIEFTKKKLGCDNTYQIWLTDPDGNRFEVHQYTSGSSQRTGVDVEADW
- a CDS encoding thiol reductase thioredoxin, with translation MTDEEFEREIIQRSYKQPVLVDFWAPWCGPCKVLSPQLEVIHSRHRGEWVLVKINADKNPSISIRCHVTAIPSVKLFYKGEIISEFHGALPGHIIEEWIKKSLQKTL